Genomic segment of Pseudomonas sp. CCI4.2:
GCGCTGGATCGTTTCAAGACCAGCGAAGTCAAGATTTTGGTGGCCACCGATGTCGCCGCTCGCGGTCTGGACATCGATGACCTGCCAACCGTGGTTAACTTCGATCTGCCTATCGTGGCCGAGGACTACATCCACCGCATCGGCCGTACCGGTCGGGCGGGGCTGACCGGCGAAGCGATTTCGTTTGTTTGTGCAGATGAAGTTGAATTGCTGTCCGCCATTGAAACCCTGACTCGCCAGACACTGGATCGCCAGGAAGAGCAGGACTTTGAACCGGAACACCGGGTGCCCGCCACCGACGCCAGCGGCCAGATCCTGAAAAAACCGAAGAAGCCGAAAAAACCAAAAGTACCGGGCGGCGCCAAACGCAATCTGGGCAAATGGGTAGACAGCAACGAAAAAGCCGCCGACATCCCCGCAGTCAAAGCCGTGCGCAAAGTGCCCGTTTTCAACACCGGCCCACGTAAGAAAAAGCCTTAATTATTGCAGGGGTCGGTATTTTCTTTAGGAGACAACTTTTTGGCGAGAAGCCTTGATGTGGTGTGTCATGTAGATGGCCTCGCCAACACGTCGGCCCCTACAGGTGCTTCAGCCAGCTGACCATTCCCAGCCCAGCCGCCCGGCCGCTGGAGAAGCACGCGGTCAGCAAGTAGCCGCCAGTGGGTGCTTCCCAATCGAGCATTTCGCCCGCGCAGAACACGCCCGGCAGGTGTCTTAGCATCAACTCCGCCGTCAGCGCTTCAAACGGAACACCGCCTGCGGTACTGATGGCTTCGTCGATGGGGCGCGATTTAATCAACGTCAGCGGCAAGGCTTTCAGTGACTTGCTCAGCAGCAGCGGATCCGCAAACACCTCAGTGGGCGCCAGTTCGCGGAGTAAAGCGGCCTTCACCCCGTCGATCCCCAACTGACTGTGCAAATGTTTGGACATCGAGCGCGAGCCGCGCGGTTTCGCCAGCGCGGACTGGATGTTGCCAATGTTTTTACCTGGCAGCAGATCAATCTCCACGGTGGAAAATCCCTGCTGATTGATTTGCTCCCGAATCTTCGCCGACAGCGCGTAAATCAAGCTGCCCTCGACCCCCGTTTCGGTCACAACGCATTCGCCCATGCGCGGTGTCTGGCTCTGTAATCCGACAGCAATGTTCTTTAACGGGGCGCCAGCGAATTTACTGCGCAGTAACTCGCTCCATCCCGCCACTTCAAACCCGCAGTTACTCGGTTGCAAGGCGGTGATGGTGATGCCTTGTTCTTCCAGCAACGGCAACCACGCACCATCGGAACCCAACCGCGCCCAACTGGCACCGCCTAAGGCCAGCAACACCGCGTCTGGTTTGAGGGTCTGTTCGCCCTCGGCGTTAGCCATACGCAAAGTGCCGTCAGCATTCCAGCCCAGCCAGCGGTGACGAGTGTGGATAACCACGCCCGCGTCGCGTAGGCGCTTGAGCCAAGCGCGCAGTAAGGGGGCGGCCTTCATGTCGGTGGGAAATACCCGACCGGAACTGCCGACAAATGTCTCGATGCCTAACTGTTGAATCCAGTCGCGCAAGGTGTCTGGGCCAAAACTTCGGAGCAGTGGCGCAATAAAAGGCGCCCGCTCAGCGTACCGAGAGAGAAAGGCCGGATAAGGCTCGGAATGGGTGATGTTCATGCCGCCGACGCCCGCCAGCAGGAATTTTCTGCCCACCGATGGCATCGCGTCGTACAAATCGACGTTGATTCCCGCTTGGCTCAAAACCTCGGCCGCCATCAAACCCGCAGGACCACCGCCTACAATTGCGACTGAAGGGGGCGTTGCTGAGTGGGGAGAGGTCATGGCGCACTGTGGATCAGCGAAGTAGCCGGGCATTCTACCCGAGGACGTCCACGCTTTTAAGCACCTTGCATGGAGCGGACCTGTGAATAACTATTGGTTAAAAATTAGCCAAGTGCTGCTAGCCCTATTGTCATAAGGCTCTGCGAGGCTTTCGCTCAGGTTATCCACAGGCAGTTCCACAGCCATTGTGGATAAATTATTGAGCGTATGGGTTATTCCGGCACGGTGGATGAATGGCATGGACATTTTTCAGTTCATAAGAGGTCGAAGACTGATCTTGCCTGTATTGCCGTTGGTGAATGACGGTTGGCCGAGAGAACAATACGGCAGATGTTAAGGGGTGGGCCAGGGGAGTAAGCCGATGGAGCCGATTTTCGAACTCAACAGCCCACGATTGTTAATGCGGCGCTGGCGCGATGATGATTTACCCGAGTTCGCAGCGATGTGCGCCGACCCGCAGGTGATGCGCTATTTCCCGGAGCCCATGAGCCGCCTGGAAAGCGCGGCGTTGATCGGGCGAGTGCGGGGGCATTTCGCTGAATTGGGGTTCGGCCTGTGGGCGTTGGAACGCAAGGATACCGGAGCCTTCATCGGCTTTACCGGGTTGTGCGTTGTGGGCATTGAAGCGCATTTCACGCCAGCGGTGGAAATCGGCTGGCGTCTAGCGCGTGAACATTGGGGTCTCGGCTACGCCAGCGAAGCGGCCTGGACTGCTCTAGGCTGTGGTTTTGACCGCCTGGGGTTGGATGAGATCGTGTCGTTTACCGCCGAACTCAATCTGCCGTCACAGAAAGTCATGCAAGCCATTGGCATGCAGCGAGATCCGGTCGATGACTTCGATCATCCGGCCCTGGCCAATAAAGATCCGTTGAAACCTCACGTGCTCTACCGGATTACCCGCCAACAGTGGCTGAAAACGTTGCAAGGATGAATACGGCTCACACTGACAATTTCTGTATCATTTACGGCTTGACCGCGCAGTTTGGGATGAACGCCGAGTTCACTGCCCGTTGCCGCTGATTGAACCGTTCGCCGCCGCCCTGGAGGCGCAGCATTGTTTTGTGTGAGGAATTTCTAAATGAGCCAAGTGTTAGATGATTTGGTTGAGCTACTGACCCTGGAACCGATTGAAGAAAACCTCTTTCGCGGGCGCAGCCAAGACCTTGGTTTTCGTCAGCTGTTCGGCGGCCAAGTCCTGGGGCAATCGTTGTCGGCGGCCAGTCAGACGGTGGAAGACGAACGCCATGTGCATTCCCTGCACGGTTATTTCTTGCGCCCCGGCGATGTGACGTTGCCGGTGGTGTATCAAGTGGATCGAGTGCGTGATGGTGGCAGTTTCAGTACCCGTCGCGTCACGGCCATTCAGAAGGGCCAACCCATCTTCACCTGCAGCGCCTCGTTCCAGTACGACGAAAAGGGCTTCGAGCATCAAACCCAGATGCCGGACGTCGTCGGGCCTGAAAACTTGCCTTCTGAACTGGAGTTGACCCAGCAGCGCGCGAAACTGATTCCCGAAAAATTGCGCGAAAAGCTGCTGTGCCCCAAACCCATCGAATTTCGACCGGTGACTGACATTGACCCCTACAACCCGGCCCCGTCCGAAGCCGTAAAGTATGTCTGGTTCCGCGCAGATGGCAGCTTGCCCGATGTCGCTGCGCTGCATAAATACCTGATGGCGTATGCCTCGGACTTCAATCTTCTCACCACGGCCCTGCAACCCCACGGCAAGTCTGTGTTCCAGAAGGACATGCAGATTGCCAGCCTTGATCATTCGCTGTGGTTCCACGCTGACCTGCGTGCCGATGACTGGCTGCTGTACGCGATGGACAGTCCTTGGGCGGGCAATTCTCGAGGTTTCAGTCGCGGTAGCGTGTACAACCGCGCCGGGCAGTTGGTGGCATCGGTCTGCCAGGAAGGATTGATTCGCCACCGCAAGGATTGGGCATGAGTCTTCAACAAGTTCGGCATTGGGTCTTCGACATGGACGGCACCCTGACCCTTGCTGTGCATGATTTTCTGGCGATCAAGCGTGCGCTGGACATCCCGCTTCAGGACGACATCCTTAGTCACCTCGCGGCGCTGCCGGCTGATGTGTCTGCGGCCAAGCATGCGTGGCTGTTGGAGCATGAGCGGGAGTTGGCTTTGGCCTCGCAGCCCGCACCCGGCGCAGTGGCACTGGTGCGTGAGTTAGCGGCGCGCGGCTACCGTCTTGGCATCCTCACCCGCAATGCCCGTGAACTGGCCCACGTTACGCTTGAGGCGATTGGCTTGGCCGATTGTTTCGCCGTCGACGACGTGCTTGGGCGCGATGAAGCACCGCCGAAACCCGATCCCGGTGGACTGCTGAAATTGGCACAAGGCTGGAATGTCGAACCGTCGCAGATGGTCATGGTCGGCGATTACCGCTTCGACCTCGACTGCGGCCGCGCGGCGGGCGCACAGACCGTATTGGTCAATCTGCCGGAAAACCCGTGGCCAGAATTGACCGATTGGTACGCCGTTGATTGCATCGCATTGCGTGGGATGTTGGCGGTTTAGGCTGAAAACCGTGGTGCGCCTTTCGCGAATGAATTCGCTCCCACAGAGATTGCATAACCCTGTGGGAGCGAATTCATTCGCGAAGGCGGCGCCTTGTGTTCAGAGCTTTCTGAACAACGCAGCCTGACCTTCGGGCGAGGTGAACATCAGGTCGCCGTCGTGGCCTACGCCTGGGACTTCAATCATTTGCTGCTTCAGTCCTTCGGGATGGCGCTTTTGCAGGTAGCTGAAGAAGTTGTGTCCGCGAATCAGGCGGTACGCGCCCTGAGCTTCGCCCGCGCAGGTTTTATCCAGTGCCGGGTGGTTAACGTCGGTGTCCAGCTGGCCCAATAGGTAGGTGACATCACGGCTGACGTAGGTGGCTTCGAGCTGCTCGGCGGTTTGTTTGCCGGCATACGGCGGGAGCTTGTTCATGCCGTATTTCCAGGTGTCGAACCCAGGGCATGTCGCGGCGCTGACCGCTTCAGGCCGGTCCGGGCTGAAATAGGCGTAGGACGATGGGTTGGCAATGACGTAGCGCAGGTTGATTCCGACCTTTTCCAAGTCCGCGCCGCCTTTACCGACCATGACGTAACGCTGCACCACTTGGGCGCCGCCGGAGTGCCCGGCGATGACAACTTCTTGCAGGTTCGGGAACAGTTTTCTGTCACTGAGTTTGGTCAGAATTTCATCGATAACCGTAAACGAACTCACTGGCGAAGGATTGATAGCGGCGCTGCCGTCCATCCAGTCATCTTTGTGCCAGCGCAGAATGTTTTCCGGCAGATGGTGACTGACGATGTCTTTGTGGTCCAGGAACTGCGGGGCGATCAGCAGCGTCGAGCTGCGCAGCCCGGAGCGGTAGGAGGCTTTCTCGGCGCTGCGCAAGTAGGTTTGAGCATTGCGCAAACGACCATGAATGATGATCACCGCCCGCCGCGTGCCGGGCTGCGGTTGCTTCCATTGTTTGCTCAGCCCGATGGTCGCCAAACTGCCATTGATGGCCAGTCTTTCGGGGCTTAAGGCTTTCACCGCCTGATCCGCTGCATTCGCCGTAAGGCTCAGAAGGGTGCTCAACAACAGGACCAATAACGGTTTTATCATGTGATTAGAGGCTCTTTGCGGAGAAGGTGTCGCACTGATTGAGTTGGCCCTGGGCAAAACCGGTCTTGAACCAGCGCACGCGCTGTGCCGAGGTGCCGTGAGTGAATGAGTCCGGTACGACACGGCCCTGACTCTGTTGCTGCAATCGGTCATCGCCAATGGCGTTAGCGGCATTCAGGGCTTCTTCAATATCACCCGGCTCCAACCAATTCAAACGCTTTTGTGCGTTATAGGCCCAGACACCTGCAAAGCAGTCTGCTTGCAGTTCCTGGCGCACCGATAACCCATTGCTGCCCTCCATGCGTTCACCACGTTGGCGGGCGGTTTGAATCTTCGCTGAAATACCGAGCAATGTCTGCACATGATGTCCAACTTCGTGCGCAATGACGTACGCCTGGGCGAAATCGCCCGCCGCTTTGAAGCGTTGGGACATTTCGCGGAAGAAATCCAGGTCCAGGTAGACTTTTTGGTCTTCGGGGCAATAAAACGGGCCGCTGGCAGACGACGCCAAGCCACAGGCTGAGCTTACTCGGCTGCGGAACAGGACCAGGGTCGGGTCTTTGTATTGGCGGCCTGCTTGTTGAAAAATCATCTGCCAAGTGTCTTCCGTGTCGCCCAGAATAGCTCGAACAAAATCCACCTGCGGGTCGTTGTCAGAGGGTGCCTGGCGCTGCTGCGGTGCGACGGCCGTGGATTGCTGTCCCATCTGACTGGTTAACTGACCGAGAATCTGCATCGGGTCTTGCCCTGTCAGCAGCCCAAATGCGACGACAACAACGATGCCTAACAGCCCAAGGCCCTTGCCGCCGCCAAAGCGCATTCCACCGCCCCCGCTGCCCCCACCGTCGTCGGGCGCTTCCTCGACGTTATCGCTGCGTCTGCCTTTCTTCCATAGCATGGGGAGATCCTCTGTGTGCCCTATTAAGGAGTGTCGTTGCTGCTCGATCACCTCGCCAGACCGGTCGTCTGGCGAGGAAGGGCAGGACAGCAACGCGGTGCTGCGAATAGGTAGAGGGAGGGAAGGCGATTAAGTTCTGCGGACCAACAACACGCCCGATTCCATGTGCGGCGTGTACGGAAACTGATCGAACAGCGCGCAGCGTTCGATGCGGTGGGTGTCGTGCAACTGAGTAATGTTGGCAGCGAGGGTTTCCGGGTTGCAGGAGATGTACAAAATGCGTTCGAAACGGCGTGCCAGTTCGCAGGTATCGGTGTCCATACCGGCGCGAGGCGGGTCGACAAAAATACTGCCGAACGCGTAGCTTTTCAGGTCGATGCCGGCCAAGCGACGGAAAGGACGCACGTCGTTCAAGGCTTGCGTCAGCTCTTCAGCGGACAAACGCACCAACTTGACGTTAGTCACGCCGTTGTCGTCGAGGTTGTTCAATGCGGCAGCAACGGAGGTTTTACTGATCTCGGTCGCCAATACATTACGAACCCGAGTTGCCAGCGGCAGGGTGAAGTTGCCATTGCCGCAATACAGCTCCAGCAAGTCGTCATCGCGCTGCCCAAGGGACTCGTACGCCCAGTTGAGCATTTTCTGGTTAACCGCGCCGTTGGGCTGGGTGAAGGAGCCTTCCGGTTGCTGATAGGTGAAGCTGCGACCGGCCACTTCCAAGGTCTCGATCGCATAATCGCGCCCGATCACAATGCGCTTGCCTTTCGAGCGGCCAATCACGCTGACGTTGAGGTCAGCGGCGAGTTTTTCTGCTGCCACCTGCCAGACATCGTCCAGCGGGCGGTGGTAACACAGCGTAATGATCGCGTCCCCGGCCAGAGTCGTCAGAAAATCCACCTGGAACAGCTTGAAGTTCAGCGTTGCGCTGGCCTCCCAGCGTTCGCGCAGCAAGGGCATCAATTCATTGATGCGCTGGCTGGCGATGGGGAAGTCGTCGATCAGGATCGGCGTGTGGTTGTTTCCCGGCGCGAACATCGCATAAAAGCGCTGCTGGTTTTCGCGC
This window contains:
- the tesB gene encoding acyl-CoA thioesterase II gives rise to the protein MSQVLDDLVELLTLEPIEENLFRGRSQDLGFRQLFGGQVLGQSLSAASQTVEDERHVHSLHGYFLRPGDVTLPVVYQVDRVRDGGSFSTRRVTAIQKGQPIFTCSASFQYDEKGFEHQTQMPDVVGPENLPSELELTQQRAKLIPEKLREKLLCPKPIEFRPVTDIDPYNPAPSEAVKYVWFRADGSLPDVAALHKYLMAYASDFNLLTTALQPHGKSVFQKDMQIASLDHSLWFHADLRADDWLLYAMDSPWAGNSRGFSRGSVYNRAGQLVASVCQEGLIRHRKDWA
- a CDS encoding HAD family hydrolase, translated to MSLQQVRHWVFDMDGTLTLAVHDFLAIKRALDIPLQDDILSHLAALPADVSAAKHAWLLEHERELALASQPAPGAVALVRELAARGYRLGILTRNARELAHVTLEAIGLADCFAVDDVLGRDEAPPKPDPGGLLKLAQGWNVEPSQMVMVGDYRFDLDCGRAAGAQTVLVNLPENPWPELTDWYAVDCIALRGMLAV
- a CDS encoding neutral zinc metallopeptidase, with translation MLWKKGRRSDNVEEAPDDGGGSGGGGMRFGGGKGLGLLGIVVVVAFGLLTGQDPMQILGQLTSQMGQQSTAVAPQQRQAPSDNDPQVDFVRAILGDTEDTWQMIFQQAGRQYKDPTLVLFRSRVSSACGLASSASGPFYCPEDQKVYLDLDFFREMSQRFKAAGDFAQAYVIAHEVGHHVQTLLGISAKIQTARQRGERMEGSNGLSVRQELQADCFAGVWAYNAQKRLNWLEPGDIEEALNAANAIGDDRLQQQSQGRVVPDSFTHGTSAQRVRWFKTGFAQGQLNQCDTFSAKSL
- a CDS encoding GNAT family N-acetyltransferase, with the protein product MEPIFELNSPRLLMRRWRDDDLPEFAAMCADPQVMRYFPEPMSRLESAALIGRVRGHFAELGFGLWALERKDTGAFIGFTGLCVVGIEAHFTPAVEIGWRLAREHWGLGYASEAAWTALGCGFDRLGLDEIVSFTAELNLPSQKVMQAIGMQRDPVDDFDHPALANKDPLKPHVLYRITRQQWLKTLQG
- a CDS encoding TIGR03862 family flavoprotein; amino-acid sequence: MTSPHSATPPSVAIVGGGPAGLMAAEVLSQAGINVDLYDAMPSVGRKFLLAGVGGMNITHSEPYPAFLSRYAERAPFIAPLLRSFGPDTLRDWIQQLGIETFVGSSGRVFPTDMKAAPLLRAWLKRLRDAGVVIHTRHRWLGWNADGTLRMANAEGEQTLKPDAVLLALGGASWARLGSDGAWLPLLEEQGITITALQPSNCGFEVAGWSELLRSKFAGAPLKNIAVGLQSQTPRMGECVVTETGVEGSLIYALSAKIREQINQQGFSTVEIDLLPGKNIGNIQSALAKPRGSRSMSKHLHSQLGIDGVKAALLRELAPTEVFADPLLLSKSLKALPLTLIKSRPIDEAISTAGGVPFEALTAELMLRHLPGVFCAGEMLDWEAPTGGYLLTACFSSGRAAGLGMVSWLKHL
- a CDS encoding alpha/beta hydrolase, coding for MIKPLLVLLLSTLLSLTANAADQAVKALSPERLAINGSLATIGLSKQWKQPQPGTRRAVIIIHGRLRNAQTYLRSAEKASYRSGLRSSTLLIAPQFLDHKDIVSHHLPENILRWHKDDWMDGSAAINPSPVSSFTVIDEILTKLSDRKLFPNLQEVVIAGHSGGAQVVQRYVMVGKGGADLEKVGINLRYVIANPSSYAYFSPDRPEAVSAATCPGFDTWKYGMNKLPPYAGKQTAEQLEATYVSRDVTYLLGQLDTDVNHPALDKTCAGEAQGAYRLIRGHNFFSYLQKRHPEGLKQQMIEVPGVGHDGDLMFTSPEGQAALFRKL
- the trmA gene encoding tRNA (uridine(54)-C5)-methyltransferase TrmA produces the protein MSVPFDPASYSSQLADKATRLRELLAPFDAPEPQLFESAQQHYRLRAEFRLWRENQQRFYAMFAPGNNHTPILIDDFPIASQRINELMPLLRERWEASATLNFKLFQVDFLTTLAGDAIITLCYHRPLDDVWQVAAEKLAADLNVSVIGRSKGKRIVIGRDYAIETLEVAGRSFTYQQPEGSFTQPNGAVNQKMLNWAYESLGQRDDDLLELYCGNGNFTLPLATRVRNVLATEISKTSVAAALNNLDDNGVTNVKLVRLSAEELTQALNDVRPFRRLAGIDLKSYAFGSIFVDPPRAGMDTDTCELARRFERILYISCNPETLAANITQLHDTHRIERCALFDQFPYTPHMESGVLLVRRT